From Haliotis asinina isolate JCU_RB_2024 chromosome 8, JCU_Hal_asi_v2, whole genome shotgun sequence, a single genomic window includes:
- the LOC137294067 gene encoding myoglobin-like, with protein MRSDLQAEMIRQDDSMLGSIQLSDYHVSRDTGFLLENPQEYLPEYFEPWNRLAKCMPDLVSSHSMREAVKEMPLLDYSKLAGYRQKRLAHLQLVLITSGYLWQEGDAGVVQRLPECVAVPLWHVSNILGLKPVIGHPDVCLANWKYTKDQGEIEVLYTVPGGSDSVWFLKVTCFVEMASAKGLQAVQNVLDGVLEDDNVKVTSGLSGLTEMVGNMQSAMKRMHEHLSSDTFYNTVRPYLGGWGGPSSPLPDGIIFEGVSEEPVQMIGASAAQSTTLQLMDLLLGVTHSPDKQAFLDEMRNYMPPAHRQLLLDVMNMPRKLTCMVAVSEDTDLTTAYNKCLTTLTQFRSYHIQVVTKYVVSASKKGNRENSHLANKGTGGTDLLPFLKALRDDTKKKVNL; from the exons ATGCGCAGCGATCTCCAGGCAGAGATGATCCGACAGGACGACAGTATGCTTGGCTCCATACAACTCAGTGATTACCACGTATCCAGAGACACAGGCTTTTTGTTGGAGAACCCTCAG GAATATTTACCAGAGTATTTTGAACCATGGAACCGCTTGGCAAAGTGCATGCCAGACTTAGTATCCAGCCACAGTATGAGAGAAGCTGTGAAAGAG ATGCCTCTGTTGGATTACTCCAAGTTGGCCGGGTACCGGCAGAAGCGTCTGGCCCACTTGCAACTTGTTCTCATTACATCCGGGTATTTGTGGCAGGAGGGAGATGCTGGGGTAGTACAG CGTCTCCCTGAGTGTGTTGCGGTACCACTGTGGCATGTATCCAACATACTGGGACTAAAGCCTGTCATCGGTCACCCCGACGTGTGTCTGGCTAACTGGAAGTACACAAAGGACCAGGG GGAGATCGAGGTTCTGTACACAGTCCCTGGGGGCTCAGACAGTGTCTGGTTCCTCAAGGTGACCTGCTTTGTGGAAATGGCCTCCGCAAAAGGTCTGCAG GCAGTCCAGAATGTACTGGATGGCGTTCTGGAAGAtgacaatgtcaaggtcacatcCGGTTTATCTGGTCTGACGGAAATGGTCGGGAACATGCAGTCGGCCATGAAAAGGATGCACG AACACTTGTCGAGTGACACCTTCTACAACACAGTGAGACCTTATCTTGGCGG ATGGGGTGGACCCTCCAGTCCTCTTCCTGATGGGATCATATTTGAGGGTGTATCAGAGGAGCCAGTTCAG ATGATTGGAGCCTCTGCAGCTCAGAGTACAACACTTCAGCTGATGGACCTTCTCCTTGGAGTCACGCATTCACCAG ACAAACAGGCCTTCCTGGATGAAATGAGGAACTACATGCCCCCCGCCCACAGACAACTCCTCCTTGATGTGATGAATATGCCACGGAAACTGACTTGTATGG TGGCAGTCTCGGAAGACACAGATTTGACAACAGCTTACAACAAGTGCCTGACAACTCTCACACAATTCCGCAGTTACCACATACAAGTCGTAACAAA GTATGTTGTGTCAGCCTCGAAGAAAGGGAATCGTGAGAACAGCCATCTTGCTAACAAGGGCACTGGTGGAACAG ATCTCCTTCCTTTCCTCAAGGCCCTGAGAGACGACACGAAGAAGAAAGTGAACCTTTAA